The stretch of DNA ccgctttttttttaatctgcaAACTTCAAAATGGTAGAACTGGGACACTTGATTTGTTTAATGAAACACATGTAATGCATATCCTACATAtctatgaattttttttcttgtccaaaaTACAAAACATGATACACACTGAACTTAAATTTAGCATTTTTTCAGTTAGCAATCGTCAATTCGCTTCAGCACTGGGAAACAGCCGTTCATATTTCTCCAGATGAGACTTTGAACATTTGGAAAAGGCACTTTTCTGAATTAAAAGGGGAAAGTCTTTGCCACTAAGACAGACACGATTCCGAACGTCGGCAACTTCAGCAACTAGTTCTTTCCAGCAGAACGTGTTGGCACCATTTGGTCGAACGGACATTTTTTGTGCTATGAAAGAAGCAAAACAGAAACCTGTCATAAAAGCGTCATGTCCTGCGCGATGTCCTTTGAAGCGTTCTTGGCGCGAAGACCTGGTGATATTGATGACATTTTCTACTTCAGTGCGTGCAATGTTGTTATCatcctttctttttcgtttcttagCTTTCTTTTGGTCTTCAAGTAAAACAGCTCGATACACGTCGTGGGATTTCTTGCAATTTGACTCACTGTTACAGAAGCCATGATTCTACAAGAATTacacaaaacaataaatataacATTAAAGTGATTTTAGGTTCAAATTGATAGGCACCTACTATgtaatttgaacaaatttccaaGTCTTCTTCATTCTGCAAACGCGGAGAACAGTCCCAGAAGTCAATAAAATCTGATTCTATTAATGTGTGGTTGCAAATGACATGTGCACGACTAGAATTCTTCAAATtcatgttttttaattgactgAAAATATGAAACGTATTATAGGTAAAGGTTAAGATAGGCATATGTTTTTGCTCTTACTGGCTGCGGAATATGTATTCCAAAAAGGATGCATTCGTTCTAACGGAAAATTCCGCGACAAATTTTGTATCAAAGATACCATTGGGAAACATTACCTCCAAATCAGCCAGAAAGGAAGAAAGTTTCGGAGGTAAATCTGCATAAAGATTTTGAtagagaaaaaccaaatctACAAGGCCATTATGAAGAACAAGAGGAACTTTGGCTGAAATAACCACAGCAAATAGATCTCTTAGGTCCCAAGTTGCTTTCTTTGCTTTTCcctgaaaaaaatacaatgttaataatttgtgttaaTGATTCAGAGAACTTAAGTAGCAATTATTTTACCTTCCCAGCTCTATCATTTCCTCTGTAATAAGGGATCCCTTGAGAATATTGCTTGTGGAAATCAAATCCATGAGTAACAAGAAACTGAAGTGCAGAAGGTTCAACTACATAATCTTCTGAGCATAATGCCATGAGATTGAAAGTTTGAAcactgaaattcaaattttttgaagattCATCATTTTCAGTGCTTGACAGTTTGAAACAGCTGAGACCTAATGAAATAATAGAGCGTGTTTTGGCTACTTCACATATGTTTATGTATCGGTCATCAACTGCTTGAGAGTTTATCAATTTTCTGCTCCCCAGGCCACTCAATTCctaatgaaacaaacaagagtGAATTAAGGAAAGAAATATAGGTTAATTTTAGGTTATTCATTTACACAGTCTAGAGAAATGAAAGATGAATTTTGTATTGAACACACAAGACTTGGCCAGATAAACTGCAAGTTATCTTTGTGAACATCAAGCACTGACACCAAGAAATCTTGATCCATATCAAATACGTAGGTTGAAAGTGGAACAATATCTAAAAAAGCTACGGCTGTCTttcgaatgaaaataaaatgtggcaAAATGCAGAGTCAAGAGCAAGACAACTTTCAAAAACTTGAAATCTAAATAAACAGCAGACGACTCCTTATTAAACCTGCATTCCGCGCAACTTGTAAAAATACTTCAAATACAGCGCTTGAAtggtttatttcaatttaaattaaattgttttttttacgctTTTTCTTGGACTATGGtcgaaacttaaaaaaaaaatattcaaaatgaatgaaaattctAGAAAAGTTTTTAAGAATTTCACAGTTTGAAGAGTTCGACATTTTTGAGATGCAAGAATTAGTAGTTCAGTAACCCTGTACAGGAGAGCAGAATGCGGCAGAAtgttatatttaaaaatcttttaaagtAAAGGTTGAATTGGCTATTTACCTGGTGTGCAAAACAAATGGAGTTCAATTAAGAAATCACCTGACTAAcctgcatttcttttttgtgccGATGACTTAAAGATTGAGGGAACAACACGAATCGCGCGCATATCATTCAAGCGTCTTGTTCCAGTCGTTCTATTCTATTTTGTATATGTCTGATCCTATCAAGAGTTTCCGCGTTTTCGATTGCAATATAGGATATACGGCGGTGGACATGCAATCAGAGTTGCATGTTCCCAGTGAACAGAAGACAGCACGACGATCTATGTGTGTACTGATCATACGACCTCAGCAACGTACCAGTTTAGTTTGTTGTGGCTTGCCAGTGAGTATGCGACTACCATAGCTCGCGTGGCTAACTGCAGAAAGGCATATATATTGGCGAATAGTTGTCTGTTGTCCTTCCCTAAGTTCAGTACGCGTTTCATGGGTCGCCACTGTTGTCGTCCTGCGATCAGTTATCAGATCATACCGCAGTTTGTCCAAATCTATTGTTATAGCGATAATACTCGATTGATTTCCTCGGATTTCCTGATATTCTGAACATTGTTTAAACACCGCCGTGTGAGTAATTCGCTTATTAGAATGGAGATTTTTCCAGAGATATAAACAATTGCAGTCCATTTTCTTCCTTGTTCATCAAGTGATCACTCGATTCTGTCAATACAAAGTGCCATTAGCCCTGTTTCCCTATTACCCTTTTTCCGCATTTCGTATGTGAGGAATTTAACTGTACTCAGCCTGCGTACTTTTCACAGTTCTAAACAGTATAAAGTGATGTGATAGTTAAGGGTCTAGCAGTAGAATCAGTGTGAACAATTGAATTAAGCTTACgtaactatttaaaaaagaattcatcaGTTTAGCGATGACACGTGGAAGGAATAGCTTAATTATCCATTACAACGCTTGCCAGTCCATAATTAAAACTTTCGCACTGTTTGCTTCTTGAACTAGATTCGTTTTAATTCCTTTGAAAACTGTTAATTAGTTTGCCGTTTAAATTCATTGTTTAGTCGGTTCTTTACAAATAGCCAGACAACGAATCATGTGTGCTGCTTTCTTCAATCAATTCTTACTTTTAAGGTAATGAGTCACCCCGCATAGTAGTGTCGCACTGTAACCAAGGCGACCGATGGGCATCGATATACACTGGCAGCTCGACGATCGAACGAGAGCGTCAGAATTATTCCAGAGCCCACGCAATATTGTTATATAGATATAAAAATAGACAAaggtagaaaagaaatactaaAGGACGGTAGCTAACAAGAACTCCATCACCATGTTGAAGTTGAACCTTTACTCCAAAAACAAGAGCCTTCAGGATGATGTCAAGTCGGAAGTGACTGGCCATGATCGATTCGGCCATGTCGGAGTCCATCGCTCAGCCAAAAGTTCCTCGATGGCGAATTCTTTTACTCCGTCTCCGAAATGGCGGATTCAAAAAGAAGCCTTACTTAGACAGCAACGCCAGGCTGAACGATGGCGGCGATCTTCTGGGTTAAGAGGCGACGGCTACGGGCCCATCAACTCTCAACAACCGTCGTCGGCGAGAACCATCAAAGAGGAGAATGAATACTCGAGCGAATCGCAAATAAAAGTTAACTCGAGATCCTCCTTTTTTGGACTCAGTTGGGCACGACAACTTCTTCAGCATTTGCTGGCTTGCCGCTCAGAAGGCTGTCCCAATCAAACAGAGGAGTCGCCTGAATATCTGATTCCATGGTAAGTCCGAGAATAACGTTTATCATTTCATTATACATGTTAAATGTTGGTATACTTCATTCTGCATTTATGGAATCTATTCGAGAACCTCCATTAAGGCGATAAGATTTTATTAGCTTTATGAAAAGTACATCCAGATTCGTCGATTTGATAGGAATGTACTTAGAAAACCTGGAGAAAAAATACAACGCGAAAAAAACGAATTCCTTCGTTTAAGGAAATTCTGACcgataataaaaatgttaacagCGCAGAGTATTTTCACTAGTTTTCCTTTTGCGGCTTGTGAGCAAACAAGCAGAATTATGATCTAATTAGTTCTAGTCGTTTTCGTCATTTGGCTTCTTATTTTGATGGTGATTGATTAATCCAGTTACAATATGCGACGGATGCAAATGGTTGCTTCGAAACTAAACTATCGTCACAATCAAAACGAAGGTCTGATTTTTATAACCTCGGAGGAGATTCACGTGGCACAGCGTATGTGCCATAGCTTATATTTAGATATTCATGTTTCTAGCGAGTCGTGATTTGGTTTCTTTAGTCAAAACCTGTGCGTCACAGAAGATGTAGGAAAATCACGAATCTCTACCAAAGCTTTCGTACGAGGCTGCATAATCAGGCCAAGTTAAATAGAGATTAGCGAATGAATGAGGAAGCCCAAATCTGGTTTTCTGCTGTACACCTATTCGTCTTTAGCGAATCAACGCGAGTTGACGACGTCTCTGGTGTGCGTCCGCTTCCTATATAAACTGATTACACTGTGTTTCTTTTGATAATCGATTTAGAGACCTCTCCCCATCACCGTTATAGGCGGTGAGCAACAAGAAACATATTGCCGAATCACGTCCGACGGATCTTTATAATAATCGATTTCAGTTCCACAAAGACATCGTGTATCATGCAATAAAGGCAAGGTATAATATGCTATATTTTGCTTAGTGTCGCTACAAGCCCCACAGTCTGGCCCCTGCCGTCAACGAATACAAAATGAGCAATTTCCGGTGCTCCGTTTATGTACAACTATCTACGTGcgggttaaaaaaatgtcgataACAATTTTTCTAGCCGCGTACATGGTTAACAAAATTTCACCATTGTTGGCTATACAGGAAGGTTACAGGGTTCGCATTAGTTTAGATGTACTGATGCCATTCTCAGgttgaaaaataagaacgaAAGATTtctatcaaataattaatagcGCAATTAACTTGGCATCTCGGCATACTTCATATTCCACCGACGCCCAACGTGATGATCTTTCCTTATAAGGTCAACGAGCCTATAAGTTACAGGAGTAAACAATTCTCGAGGATCGattacttattattgcagtgggaaaaacacacaagagCGAGCCGCGTTTTGTTGACACTGGATTAGCTTTCCCGAAGATGTTATACAATACGCGTCGAAGAACGCCTCTTATTATCATCGCCAGCTACCATGGCAACTTTGTTCGTGATTTGCGCTTGTGCTGCTGAGACTGCACTGATGCTGTCTACTGAATAAAGAGTCCGCTTTCCTCTCGATTCGTTCATTGACTGATGTCAGTTAGGCACACGTATTATGCGAATATCGACCAGACATATGATTTTTGCTGTGTGATTTTCTGGTCTTTCAATGGAAGATTTCGTTGGTTATCGAGGCTTTTATCAAAGCGCACAAAGGGTTTCTATCGACGAACATTTGTTTATTCAGGCGACAACTTCTACCTTTGCACAAATGTTGCTTATACGTATAACCGAAAAGAGATTGCGTATATAGACGCTTAGTTGTACTCCTTATATCACACTCGTTCACACCTGTCGCCAGGGGTGCGCAATTGATCCGATGAAAGATTTGGCTAAAATATGTAAAAGTTTAAATGTTAGCAAGATCAAACCCAAACATTCAGCTAGACTCCCGATTGCcgtatttgtttgttttgtttccttggCCTTATAGTGCGAGATAATGAAGGATTAAGTGGAAGTATCTAGACTCATTTTTACGCTAGTAATACAGTCGCCAAGTCTCGCCTGAGAATACATACGTTACCTTCTCATCATGCAGCAGCAGGG from Daphnia pulex isolate KAP4 chromosome 4, ASM2113471v1 encodes:
- the LOC124193267 gene encoding target of EGR1 protein 1-like, which produces MDQDFLVSVLDVHKDNLQFIWPSLVCSIQNSSFISLDCELSGLGSRKLINSQAVDDRYINICEVAKTRSIISLGLSCFKLSSTENDESSKNLNFSVQTFNLMALCSEDYVVEPSALQFLVTHGFDFHKQYSQGIPYYRGNDRAGKGKAKKATWDLRDLFAVVISAKVPLVLHNGLVDLVFLYQNLYADLPPKLSSFLADLEVMFPNGIFDTKFVAEFSVRTNASFLEYIFRSHQLKNMNLKNSSRAHVICNHTLIESDFIDFWDCSPRLQNEEDLEICSNYINHGFCNSESNCKKSHDVYRAVLLEDQKKAKKRKRKDDNNIARTEVENVINITRSSRQERFKGHRAGHDAFMTGFCFASFIAQKMSVRPNGANTFCWKELVAEVADVRNRVCLSGKDFPLLIQKSAFSKCSKSHLEKYERLFPSAEAN